In the genome of Rhizobium rhizogenes, one region contains:
- a CDS encoding adenylate/guanylate cyclase domain-containing protein, giving the protein MRKLLPILDYVVLFVAVAGSGVAYAFLEYGGGALIGATYALFACAPILAFERGYIMPGLSRRVSALPTPVYIAVGLIIYAVLVFCGFGLGGTILWLSGIFPGTWKRAVHAEVQTLVFTLIVCGIIVFIMRVRELLGRDIFIDLILGRYRRPVSEDRVFIFIDLVGSTSFAETHGDLKAQEFLGEIFASYAAPVRKHGGVIDDYIGDAAIITWPYHMAIRRAACVRCVFDIQATIEEKRDMWLSRFGEMPRLRFAIHGGPVITAEIGVDHHKITYFGDTVNTTSRLESLSKMLGHPVLISADLAHQLVLPKGVRSEYLGEHAVKGRGQTLGVCTLSQYQASAA; this is encoded by the coding sequence ATGAGAAAATTGCTGCCCATTCTGGATTACGTGGTGCTCTTCGTTGCCGTGGCCGGCAGCGGCGTGGCCTACGCCTTTCTGGAATATGGCGGCGGCGCGCTGATCGGCGCGACCTATGCGCTGTTCGCCTGCGCGCCCATCCTCGCTTTTGAGCGCGGTTACATCATGCCCGGCCTGTCGCGGCGGGTCAGCGCCCTGCCGACGCCGGTCTATATCGCCGTCGGCCTCATCATCTATGCCGTTCTCGTCTTCTGCGGCTTCGGGCTTGGCGGCACCATCCTGTGGCTGAGCGGGATATTTCCCGGCACCTGGAAACGGGCGGTGCATGCCGAGGTGCAGACGCTCGTCTTCACCCTCATCGTCTGCGGCATCATCGTCTTCATCATGCGCGTGCGTGAGCTTCTCGGGCGCGACATCTTCATCGATCTCATTCTCGGGCGCTATCGCCGGCCTGTCAGCGAGGACCGCGTCTTCATCTTCATCGATCTCGTCGGCTCCACCTCATTCGCCGAGACGCATGGCGACCTGAAGGCCCAGGAATTTCTCGGCGAAATCTTTGCGAGCTATGCCGCGCCGGTGAGAAAACACGGCGGTGTCATCGACGATTATATCGGCGATGCCGCCATCATCACCTGGCCCTATCACATGGCGATCCGGCGGGCCGCCTGCGTGCGCTGCGTTTTCGACATTCAGGCGACCATCGAGGAAAAGCGTGACATGTGGCTCTCGCGTTTCGGCGAAATGCCGCGCCTGCGCTTCGCCATCCATGGCGGGCCGGTCATAACAGCGGAAATCGGCGTCGATCACCACAAGATCACCTATTTCGGCGATACGGTGAACACGACCTCGCGTCTCGAATCACTGAGCAAGATGCTCGGCCACCCGGTGTTGATTTCCGCCGACCTTGCCCATCAGCTGGTGCTTCCCAAGGGCGTGCGCAGCGAATATCTGGGTGAACATGCGGTCAAGGGCCGGGGCCAGACGCTGGGCGTGTGTACGCTCAGCCAGTATCAGGCCTCCGCCGCCTGA